From Paenibacillus sp. V4I7, one genomic window encodes:
- a CDS encoding YafY family protein: MKIDRLLAITMLLLNRRRISAKELSERFEVSLRTVYRDVEAINQAGVPVVSYAGMSGGYEIMDQYRLDRQFLSLDELQSIIVGLKGIRSTVGDQEISNLLDKVGALVAKSEQNTVANLNNQLIIDMNPWRGSNQDKEKLSTLRTSIKESKLISFQYITSQSEQSVRTVEPMGIVVKGFGWYLYGYCLLRQDFRVFRLSRMKEIEVLQRTFERKEGTLEQLDHTWGKRDPSSLIKLVLHAQPNVRAQVEDYFRPEQIIVQADGSLMITATQPDEPWLHGMLLSYGPSLRILEPVHIAAIIKDKAEKIVQLYANEH; encoded by the coding sequence TTGAAAATTGATCGTCTGCTTGCCATTACCATGCTGCTTCTCAATCGAAGAAGAATTAGCGCTAAAGAGCTTTCGGAGCGTTTTGAAGTGTCTTTACGTACGGTTTACCGAGACGTTGAGGCCATTAACCAAGCTGGCGTTCCTGTCGTTTCTTATGCAGGGATGAGCGGTGGCTACGAAATTATGGACCAATATCGGCTGGATCGCCAATTTCTGTCCCTTGATGAACTCCAATCTATTATTGTAGGCCTTAAAGGAATCCGCTCTACCGTCGGCGACCAAGAGATCAGCAACCTTCTTGATAAAGTCGGTGCTCTCGTGGCGAAATCGGAACAAAACACCGTCGCTAACCTAAACAATCAACTTATTATAGATATGAATCCTTGGCGTGGCAGCAATCAGGACAAAGAGAAGCTGAGTACCCTGCGCACTTCAATTAAGGAATCCAAGCTGATTTCCTTTCAATATATTACTTCCCAAAGTGAGCAGTCTGTGCGAACTGTAGAACCTATGGGCATTGTGGTCAAAGGCTTTGGCTGGTATCTGTACGGCTACTGCCTGCTGCGTCAAGATTTTCGCGTCTTCCGATTATCTCGTATGAAAGAGATTGAAGTGCTTCAGAGAACCTTTGAACGTAAAGAAGGAACCTTAGAACAGCTAGATCATACCTGGGGCAAAAGAGACCCCTCCTCGCTCATTAAACTCGTGCTGCATGCGCAGCCGAACGTTCGCGCTCAAGTAGAGGATTATTTCCGTCCTGAGCAAATTATCGTTCAAGCTGACGGCTCTTTGATGATTACCGCCACTCAACCGGATGAACCATGGCTGCATGGCATGCTTCTTAGCTATGGTCCCAGCCTGCGTATTCTCGAGCCGGTCCATATTGCAGCCATCATCAAAGATAAAGCTGAAAAAATTGTTCAACTCTATGCAAATGAACACTGA
- a CDS encoding SDR family oxidoreductase — MQNQRVIVTGANSGMGLATTVALASQGANVIMLCRNRQRGEQALIEARKQSGSERIELMLCDLGSLASIRSFAAEFHAKHSVLDVLVNNAGVITVKRQTTADGFEAMMGINHLGHFLLTNLLLDAIVSSPQGRVVNVSSGAHKIGRIDLTNPHLTRGYRVWSGYAQSKLVNILFTRELAKRLAGTSVTANSLHPGAVSTNFGVDRGTGFGKAVHAMLRPFFLTPAQGAETAVYLATSPDVRTVSGEYYYRRKIAPVSARAQDEELARQFWTWSERQVGLTPTKE, encoded by the coding sequence ATGCAAAATCAAAGGGTTATCGTAACGGGCGCTAACTCAGGAATGGGCCTGGCTACCACCGTGGCGCTAGCCAGCCAAGGCGCCAATGTCATCATGCTATGCCGCAACCGCCAAAGAGGCGAGCAGGCACTGATCGAGGCGCGGAAGCAGAGCGGCTCGGAGCGCATCGAGCTTATGCTGTGCGACCTCGGCTCCCTTGCGAGCATCCGTTCCTTCGCCGCGGAATTCCATGCCAAGCACAGTGTGCTGGATGTGCTTGTGAACAACGCGGGGGTCATCACCGTGAAGCGGCAGACTACAGCAGACGGCTTCGAGGCGATGATGGGTATCAACCATCTCGGCCACTTCCTGCTGACCAACCTGCTGCTGGACGCTATCGTCAGCTCCCCGCAGGGGCGGGTCGTGAACGTCTCCTCCGGCGCCCATAAAATCGGGCGCATTGATTTAACCAACCCTCACCTCACCCGAGGGTATCGTGTCTGGAGCGGATACGCCCAGTCGAAGCTGGTGAATATCCTGTTTACCCGCGAGCTGGCGAAGCGGCTCGCAGGCACTTCCGTCACGGCCAACTCCCTGCACCCCGGGGCCGTCAGCACGAACTTCGGTGTCGATCGCGGCACCGGGTTTGGCAAGGCCGTGCATGCGATGCTGCGGCCATTCTTCTTGACGCCGGCGCAAGGCGCCGAGACGGCGGTGTATTTGGCCACGAGCCCGGATGTACGAACGGTCAGCGGCGAGTACTACTACAGGCGGAAGATCGCGCCTGTCTCAGCCAGAGCCCAAGACGAGGAGCTAGCTCGTCAGTTTTGGACTTGGAGCGAACGCCAAGTAGGATTAACACCAACAAAAGAGTAG
- a CDS encoding ATP-binding protein: MNDLQQLVRQLIPNQDENNKVFTENKSSAAELGSVFYSGQYRGDQASFRWEPQEKHVRQLIQLDGDKAAKILGALAHKQRLDILRSVLQEPLTGPDLVERLNMGTTGQLYHHIKALVGADLLVQEERGGKYTIPGPRALPLLLLLAAASDLMDTSDYLAMTEARTNAHAYLGGAQEVYDPHLLLWAVVENCILEHLHGTCSEVSLFLHADSSITVADNGRGIPVQALPGSEHPRVQTVLTDMSRLSTSATFFAPGSEKGISMPVVNALSLKLSVEIRRDSRVFQQHYKHGIPQSELQTVGLTKETGTSVTFLPDRDIFSKSFELSMLEKQAEDLAVLYPKLNIHVYSDLA; the protein is encoded by the coding sequence ATGAATGATCTTCAGCAGCTTGTCAGGCAATTGATTCCTAACCAAGATGAGAATAACAAAGTGTTTACTGAGAACAAAAGTTCAGCAGCTGAGCTTGGGAGTGTATTTTACTCCGGACAATATCGGGGAGATCAGGCTAGCTTCCGGTGGGAGCCCCAAGAAAAGCATGTCCGTCAGTTAATCCAACTGGACGGCGATAAAGCAGCCAAAATTTTGGGCGCTCTTGCTCATAAGCAGCGACTTGATATTTTAAGATCCGTCTTGCAAGAACCTCTTACCGGACCGGATCTGGTAGAACGACTGAACATGGGGACAACGGGACAACTCTACCATCACATCAAGGCATTAGTAGGTGCGGACCTTCTCGTTCAAGAAGAGAGAGGCGGCAAGTATACCATTCCAGGCCCCCGTGCGCTTCCACTTTTATTACTGCTGGCGGCGGCTTCTGACCTCATGGATACTAGTGACTATTTAGCGATGACTGAGGCAAGGACGAATGCGCATGCTTATTTGGGCGGAGCACAAGAAGTATATGATCCTCACTTACTGCTATGGGCTGTTGTTGAGAACTGCATTCTGGAGCATCTGCATGGCACCTGCAGCGAGGTTAGCCTCTTTTTACATGCGGATAGCAGCATCACAGTTGCAGACAATGGACGTGGTATCCCCGTTCAAGCGCTTCCTGGTAGTGAACACCCACGTGTTCAGACTGTTCTTACAGACATGAGCCGACTAAGCACAAGTGCTACATTTTTTGCACCCGGCAGTGAAAAGGGCATCAGCATGCCCGTCGTCAACGCGCTATCACTCAAGCTTTCCGTTGAGATCAGACGCGACAGCCGAGTGTTCCAACAGCACTATAAGCATGGGATTCCGCAAAGCGAGCTCCAAACCGTAGGCTTGACCAAGGAAACCGGAACGAGTGTTACCTTCCTGCCAGATCGCGATATTTTTAGTAAATCATTTGAGCTAAGCATGCTTGAGAAACAAGCCGAAGATCTTGCCGTTTTGTATCCAAAGCTAAATATTCATGTGTATAGTGATCTTGCTTAA
- a CDS encoding SRPBCC family protein has translation MQLTFTQDIKAPIEKVFVCVDEEEKQKLWMEGLVGTEYIGKYDPNQPVGTKFKQKIKEGGRVQEYDGEVTAYEKPKLLGVKLFNKMFSVDVRYRFTEISGGTRMQYDCELTFHHWIARLMGSLFGWFTKRIFRKQMQAFKSLAESL, from the coding sequence ATGCAATTAACGTTTACACAGGACATCAAAGCTCCAATTGAAAAAGTGTTTGTATGTGTGGATGAGGAAGAGAAGCAAAAGCTTTGGATGGAGGGGCTAGTTGGTACGGAATATATAGGGAAATATGATCCAAACCAGCCTGTAGGAACCAAGTTTAAGCAGAAAATCAAAGAAGGCGGCCGGGTGCAGGAGTATGATGGTGAAGTGACAGCTTATGAAAAACCGAAACTGCTTGGGGTGAAGCTTTTCAATAAGATGTTTAGTGTTGACGTACGTTACCGTTTTACGGAGATCAGCGGGGGAACGCGGATGCAGTATGATTGTGAGCTTACCTTTCATCACTGGATCGCGCGGCTGATGGGGTCGCTGTTCGGATGGTTCACGAAAAGGATTTTTAGGAAGCAGATGCAGGCATTTAAATCGTTGGCTGAAAGCTTGTAA
- a CDS encoding glutamine--tRNA ligase/YqeY domain fusion protein, translating to METKSTTISTPSNFIKNIVNEDLKSGKVSQVITRFPPEPNGYLHIGHAKSICLNFELADEFKGLTNLRFDDTNPVKEDTEYVESIKADVAWLGFQWDGLFFASDYFEEMYNRALVLIRKGLAYVDNQTADEIRETRGTLTQPGTNSPYRERSIEENLDLFERMRAGEFKDGERVLRAKIDMSSPNINLRDPIIYRVVHAHHHNTGDAWCIYPMYAFAHPLEDAIEGVTHSICTLEFEDQRPFYDWVIRECEMPNVPRQYEFARLNLTNTVMSKRKLKQLVDEKAVDGWDDPRMPTISGLRRRGFTAESIRNFSREIGVARSYSVVDAKMLDHFIREDLKLKAMRTMGVLNPLKVVITNYPEDQVEMLDMENNAENPDMGNRQIPFSREIYIEQDDFMENPPNKYFRLFPGNEVRLKNAYFIKCNDFIKDENGKVVELHCTYDVETKSGSGFTGRKVKGTIHWVDAKSAVPAEFRLYEPLILDNQENEDASFLENLNPNSLQIVQGFVEDNMKQAQPHDKFQFFRHGYFNVDPKHTTSDKLVFNLIVSLKSSFEV from the coding sequence ATGGAAACGAAGAGTACAACGATAAGCACTCCATCCAATTTCATTAAGAACATTGTAAACGAAGATCTGAAATCAGGCAAAGTCAGTCAGGTCATTACCCGATTTCCCCCGGAGCCGAACGGTTACCTTCATATAGGACATGCGAAGTCGATCTGTCTTAATTTTGAGCTTGCGGATGAATTCAAAGGGTTAACGAACCTTCGCTTCGATGATACGAATCCGGTTAAGGAAGATACAGAATATGTAGAATCTATTAAAGCCGATGTGGCATGGCTTGGTTTTCAGTGGGATGGCTTGTTCTTTGCATCGGATTATTTCGAGGAAATGTACAACCGCGCACTGGTACTGATACGCAAAGGTTTGGCGTATGTGGATAACCAAACAGCAGACGAAATCCGCGAAACCCGCGGGACGCTTACACAGCCGGGTACGAACAGTCCTTACCGCGAACGCAGTATCGAAGAGAATCTCGACTTGTTTGAACGTATGCGTGCCGGAGAATTTAAAGATGGAGAGCGTGTTCTTCGTGCTAAGATCGATATGTCTTCGCCGAACATCAACCTGCGCGATCCAATCATTTACCGTGTCGTGCATGCCCATCACCATAATACGGGAGATGCTTGGTGCATTTATCCGATGTACGCTTTCGCACATCCACTGGAAGATGCCATCGAAGGTGTTACGCATTCCATCTGTACGCTCGAGTTCGAAGACCAACGCCCGTTCTACGATTGGGTTATTCGCGAGTGTGAGATGCCGAATGTGCCTAGACAGTATGAATTTGCACGCCTCAACCTAACGAATACGGTGATGAGTAAAAGAAAGCTGAAACAGCTTGTCGACGAGAAAGCCGTTGACGGTTGGGACGATCCGCGGATGCCTACCATCTCCGGTCTGCGCCGCAGAGGCTTTACGGCTGAATCCATTCGCAATTTCTCTCGCGAAATCGGCGTAGCTCGCAGCTATAGCGTTGTCGATGCGAAGATGCTGGATCATTTTATCCGTGAGGATTTGAAGTTGAAGGCGATGCGTACGATGGGTGTTCTGAATCCGCTCAAAGTCGTGATCACGAACTACCCTGAGGATCAAGTCGAAATGCTGGATATGGAGAACAACGCAGAGAATCCGGATATGGGCAATCGCCAAATTCCGTTCTCCCGCGAGATCTACATCGAGCAAGACGATTTCATGGAAAATCCGCCAAACAAATATTTCCGGTTATTTCCCGGCAACGAAGTGCGGTTGAAGAACGCCTACTTCATCAAGTGCAATGATTTCATCAAAGATGAGAACGGCAAAGTGGTTGAACTGCACTGCACCTATGACGTGGAAACGAAAAGCGGCAGCGGCTTTACCGGTCGTAAAGTCAAAGGAACGATTCACTGGGTGGATGCAAAGAGTGCTGTACCTGCGGAGTTCCGCCTGTATGAGCCGTTGATTCTCGATAACCAAGAGAACGAGGATGCTTCGTTCTTGGAGAACTTGAATCCGAACTCGCTGCAAATTGTGCAAGGTTTCGTGGAAGATAATATGAAGCAAGCGCAGCCGCATGATAAGTTCCAATTTTTCCGCCACGGCTATTTCAACGTAGATCCGAAACATACCACAAGCGACAAACTGGTGTTTAACCTGATTGTCTCGTTGAAAAGCTCGTTTGAAGTGTAA
- a CDS encoding aminopeptidase: protein METFEHYLDKYAELAIRVGLNVQKDQTVVIMTPIACADFVRKLTKKAYDAGAKDVVIDWDDDEVKALRLKHAPESTLREYPMWRASGLEEMAKDGAAFLQIYAPNSDLLKDVDPERVAISSKTTATAREGFLKYLRSNQVNWLMVSFPTAEWSAKVFPDLSETERINKLWEQIFKLTRVDKEDPVAAWKQHIETLTDKQNLLNNKKYKQLHFKAPGTDLYIELAPKHQWVAAGSESERGIFFVPNIPTEEVFTMPARNGTNGTVRSTLPLSYQGSLINGFSLKFENGRVVEATAEVGQEVLNKMLDMDEGARYLGEVALVPYDSPISQSGLIYFNTLFDENASCHVALGNSYPFTIEGGTTMSPEELTQNGYNKSLIHVDFMIGAADMEIDGILADGSREPLFRKGNWA from the coding sequence ATGGAGACATTCGAACATTATTTAGATAAATATGCAGAGCTTGCGATTCGTGTAGGATTAAACGTACAAAAAGACCAAACTGTCGTCATCATGACTCCGATCGCCTGTGCTGACTTCGTGCGCAAGCTAACGAAAAAGGCTTACGACGCTGGCGCCAAAGATGTCGTCATCGACTGGGACGACGATGAAGTGAAGGCGCTGCGCCTCAAGCACGCTCCGGAATCCACGCTTCGCGAGTACCCCATGTGGCGAGCAAGCGGCCTAGAGGAGATGGCGAAGGACGGTGCAGCCTTCCTCCAAATCTACGCGCCTAACTCCGATTTGCTTAAAGATGTAGACCCTGAGCGGGTCGCCATCTCTAGCAAAACTACGGCTACTGCGCGTGAAGGGTTCCTGAAATATTTGCGCAGCAATCAGGTGAACTGGCTGATGGTCTCCTTCCCAACAGCGGAATGGTCGGCTAAGGTATTCCCGGATTTGAGCGAAACCGAGCGCATCAACAAGCTGTGGGAGCAAATTTTCAAACTAACTCGCGTGGATAAAGAAGATCCTGTTGCCGCTTGGAAACAGCATATCGAAACGCTGACAGACAAGCAGAACCTGCTGAACAACAAAAAGTACAAGCAGCTGCATTTCAAAGCTCCTGGTACAGATTTATACATAGAGCTAGCCCCTAAGCATCAATGGGTCGCTGCAGGGAGCGAGTCAGAACGAGGTATTTTCTTCGTGCCGAACATCCCAACCGAAGAGGTATTTACGATGCCTGCACGAAATGGCACGAACGGAACCGTTCGCAGCACCTTGCCTCTCAGCTATCAAGGTTCCCTAATCAATGGCTTCAGCCTGAAATTCGAGAATGGCCGAGTTGTTGAAGCGACCGCTGAGGTGGGTCAAGAAGTGCTGAATAAGATGCTGGACATGGATGAGGGCGCTCGTTACTTGGGTGAAGTGGCACTTGTGCCTTATGACTCCCCCATTTCACAGTCAGGACTCATTTACTTCAACACCTTATTCGACGAAAATGCTTCCTGTCACGTAGCCCTCGGTAATTCATATCCGTTCACGATTGAAGGCGGAACGACGATGAGCCCTGAGGAGTTAACCCAGAATGGTTACAATAAAAGCTTAATCCACGTTGACTTCATGATCGGCGCAGCTGACATGGAGATCGATGGCATTCTGGCAGATGGAAGCCGCGAACCTTTGTTCCGCAAAGGAAACTGGGCATAA
- a CDS encoding DinB family protein encodes MFRTIEDFVNEWNNEAKATQRVMDTLTDASLKQQIAPDFRSLGQLGWHIATTIHEMISRTGLTFDAPEGEEHAPASAKTIADTYRSSSAGLAEAIQAQWTDAKLAESTDMYGELWPNGLTLRMLISHEIHHRGEMIVLMRQAGLRVPDIYGPTREDWLERGMQPLV; translated from the coding sequence ATGTTTAGAACAATCGAAGATTTTGTAAATGAATGGAACAATGAAGCAAAAGCTACCCAGCGCGTAATGGACACTTTGACAGATGCTTCACTTAAACAGCAAATTGCGCCCGACTTCCGCTCTCTAGGACAATTGGGTTGGCATATCGCCACTACCATTCACGAAATGATCTCACGTACTGGTCTTACATTCGATGCTCCCGAAGGCGAAGAACACGCGCCAGCATCCGCCAAGACAATTGCCGACACCTACCGCTCCTCCTCAGCCGGGCTAGCCGAAGCTATCCAGGCCCAGTGGACGGATGCTAAACTCGCTGAAAGCACCGATATGTATGGCGAACTGTGGCCCAATGGCCTAACGCTGCGTATGCTTATTTCGCATGAAATTCACCATCGTGGTGAAATGATCGTCTTGATGCGTCAAGCCGGACTTCGAGTCCCGGACATTTACGGTCCGACTCGCGAGGACTGGTTGGAGCGCGGCATGCAGCCGTTGGTGTGA
- the aroA gene encoding 3-phosphoshikimate 1-carboxyvinyltransferase, with protein MQNSTKHEPDRRARSPWSQHLEGQEVRLSPLHGAVDATIKIPGSKSFTNRALLIAALAKGTTKLQGILQSDDSYWCMNALRELGTEIEMDGDTVTIKGNEGHWSVSKADLYVGAAGTVARFLPGALAVGRGEWTLDGSKRMTERPLAPLLDALSSLGADIRYKGNPGCVPLTLHADGLNGGEVTVSGAVSSQFISGLLLAAPYAKETLTIQIADQIVQRDYVEMTLDMMWAFGVRPEVHEDGQAITIQPSVYEARTFMLEPDVSTCGYFWALAALTNGRVRIEGISAQTRQPDIELLSVLEKMGCSVTHGEHYIEVRGTNRLKGGFTVSMQRWSDQTLTLAALAPFADGPITLTDAAHIRHHECDRIAAMCEELGKLGIQVEEHADGLTVYPGEPQPALLDPHDDHRMAMALSLIGARVDGVRIADPGCVSKTCPDFFDRWRELGVGVEVI; from the coding sequence ATGCAAAATTCAACGAAACACGAGCCAGATCGGAGGGCTAGATCTCCATGGTCGCAGCATCTGGAAGGACAGGAGGTACGGTTGTCTCCGCTTCATGGAGCGGTAGATGCGACTATCAAGATACCGGGCAGCAAAAGTTTCACGAACCGCGCACTTCTTATTGCGGCTCTAGCGAAGGGGACTACTAAACTGCAGGGTATTTTACAAAGCGATGATTCCTATTGGTGTATGAACGCGCTCAGAGAGCTGGGAACTGAAATTGAGATGGATGGGGATACAGTTACGATCAAGGGAAATGAAGGACATTGGTCTGTCTCGAAAGCGGATTTGTATGTGGGAGCTGCGGGTACGGTTGCACGCTTTTTACCTGGGGCGCTTGCAGTTGGTCGTGGGGAGTGGACACTTGATGGCAGTAAGCGTATGACCGAAAGGCCTCTTGCGCCTTTATTGGATGCGTTATCCAGTTTGGGAGCGGATATCCGATATAAGGGCAATCCTGGATGTGTACCGCTGACACTTCATGCGGACGGCCTTAACGGAGGAGAAGTAACGGTTTCCGGAGCGGTTTCCAGTCAGTTTATTAGTGGCTTGCTGCTCGCAGCTCCTTATGCCAAAGAAACTCTAACCATTCAGATCGCTGATCAAATTGTGCAGCGGGACTACGTCGAGATGACATTGGATATGATGTGGGCGTTCGGTGTGAGGCCAGAGGTTCATGAGGATGGGCAAGCGATTACGATTCAGCCGAGTGTTTATGAAGCACGTACATTCATGCTGGAGCCCGATGTATCAACTTGCGGTTACTTCTGGGCTCTCGCTGCCCTGACGAATGGACGTGTACGTATTGAGGGAATTTCCGCGCAGACACGACAACCGGATATAGAGCTATTGTCTGTATTGGAGAAAATGGGCTGTTCGGTGACACATGGTGAACATTACATTGAAGTTCGGGGTACAAACCGTCTTAAAGGCGGTTTCACGGTAAGTATGCAGCGTTGGTCGGATCAGACGCTTACACTAGCTGCACTGGCCCCATTCGCGGATGGTCCTATTACACTGACGGATGCTGCGCATATCAGACATCACGAGTGCGACCGCATTGCGGCGATGTGTGAGGAACTTGGCAAACTTGGCATTCAGGTGGAGGAACATGCAGATGGGTTAACGGTGTACCCAGGGGAGCCGCAACCCGCGCTGCTCGACCCCCACGACGACCATCGGATGGCGATGGCGCTTTCGCTGATCGGCGCAAGGGTAGATGGCGTCAGGATTGCGGATCCGGGCTGTGTTTCGAAGACATGCCCAGACTTTTTTGATCGTTGGCGAGAGCTGGGTGTCGGGGTGGAGGTTATTTAA
- a CDS encoding response regulator transcription factor yields the protein MTTVLVVDDDLNICRITKLYLEKNGYMVITANDGEQALTQFDELNPDFIVLDIMMPKRDGWEVCQKIRAKSDVPILMLTARGHVDERIEGLQMGADDYLVKPFDPNELVARVTTILRRTLLRTEAAAPAHLYEVGSLRVDSLSHDVTVEGQFVALPKKEYELLLFFVRNPNQVFTREDLIAKIWGWDFEGEDRVVDLYIKRLRQKLSVLTNRKEDWSIRTVWGVGYKFEGPGAC from the coding sequence GTGACAACCGTATTGGTGGTAGATGATGATCTAAATATTTGCCGGATTACGAAGTTGTATTTGGAGAAAAATGGCTATATGGTAATAACCGCAAATGACGGTGAACAGGCGCTAACCCAGTTCGATGAGCTGAACCCAGACTTCATTGTACTTGATATTATGATGCCAAAACGCGATGGCTGGGAGGTCTGCCAGAAAATTCGTGCGAAGAGTGATGTTCCCATTCTCATGCTGACGGCAAGAGGTCACGTGGATGAGCGAATTGAAGGTTTGCAGATGGGCGCCGATGATTATTTAGTGAAGCCCTTTGACCCGAATGAACTGGTTGCTCGTGTGACCACGATTCTCCGCAGGACGCTGCTCCGCACAGAAGCTGCTGCGCCTGCTCATCTATATGAAGTGGGCAGCTTGCGAGTGGATAGTCTGTCCCATGACGTGACTGTAGAAGGGCAGTTCGTTGCCTTGCCCAAGAAAGAGTATGAGCTGCTGCTGTTTTTCGTACGAAACCCGAATCAAGTATTTACCCGGGAGGACCTGATCGCCAAGATATGGGGTTGGGATTTCGAGGGCGAAGACCGCGTCGTGGATTTATATATTAAACGTTTGAGACAAAAGCTTTCTGTTTTGACGAATAGGAAAGAGGACTGGAGCATCCGTACCGTATGGGGTGTCGGGTATAAGTTTGAGGGTCCTGGTGCATGCTGA
- a CDS encoding DUF421 domain-containing protein encodes MDFFHSQESLTTIQWILRAVVGYLFLLIAAKALGQRSISQLRFLDFIIALILGNIIAHPLSDEKLALTGSMITTIVLIVLYLTTSWLSLKWKFLKHYLDPPPLRLIKNGQIQMKNLRKAKISVDHLFSELRKQQIEDITKVALSLWEPGGIISVFLEPQYQPVTAKDMNIPTSSFSLVKPIIVEGSSDDKLLAQLGKDHAWLEAQIQAIHLDMKDVDLATIDDQDQIRVYTNLDTNEKTSIEANQR; translated from the coding sequence TTGGACTTCTTTCATAGCCAAGAATCTCTAACCACGATCCAGTGGATATTGCGCGCTGTGGTAGGCTATCTCTTCTTATTAATTGCGGCCAAAGCTTTGGGGCAGCGCTCCATCTCCCAATTGCGTTTTCTGGATTTCATAATTGCTCTCATTCTAGGAAATATTATTGCCCACCCGCTCTCGGACGAGAAATTAGCATTAACTGGCTCCATGATCACCACGATTGTACTCATAGTCCTATATCTGACAACCTCCTGGCTTAGTCTAAAGTGGAAATTCCTTAAGCATTATTTAGACCCGCCACCTCTTAGGTTAATTAAAAATGGACAGATTCAAATGAAAAATCTGCGCAAAGCCAAAATTTCCGTTGATCACCTATTCTCTGAACTACGCAAGCAGCAGATTGAGGATATAACCAAAGTCGCACTTTCGCTGTGGGAGCCAGGAGGAATCATTTCCGTGTTCCTCGAGCCTCAGTATCAACCTGTCACCGCAAAAGATATGAACATACCAACATCGTCGTTCTCTCTCGTGAAGCCGATTATTGTTGAAGGTTCCAGCGATGATAAATTGCTTGCTCAGCTGGGAAAAGACCACGCATGGCTGGAAGCTCAGATTCAGGCAATACATCTCGATATGAAGGATGTTGACCTAGCTACCATAGATGATCAAGATCAAATACGTGTATATACCAATTTAGATACCAATGAGAAAACCTCTATCGAGGCCAATCAAAGATGA
- a CDS encoding LysR family transcriptional regulator yields MIHLEWYRIFLHAAKAGNLTKAAGELYITQPSVSYAIKQMEQALSMKLFHRQSKGVELTTEGKQLLLYVEQSFALLEAGEKKMSALKHLTGGELRVGASDSLFKHFLFPYLDTFHKQYPDVRIRLSHGKTSEITARVKEGSIDFGLIHLPIADDPHLDVQAIMTLQDCFVGGEAYRDQDDHSLSAQDISQFPLLLLSPGSSTRRFIEQWFASQDVTIEADIELGSIDLLIEFAKLGFGVAFVPRSYVVKELAEGNLHELKTTKAIPARSIGITTRRDMTSSVAAAKFLEMLSS; encoded by the coding sequence ATGATCCATTTAGAATGGTACCGAATTTTCCTACATGCCGCCAAAGCAGGCAATTTAACCAAAGCAGCTGGGGAGCTTTACATTACCCAACCATCCGTCAGCTATGCGATTAAACAAATGGAACAGGCTTTATCCATGAAGCTTTTTCATCGGCAATCCAAGGGTGTGGAGCTAACAACTGAGGGGAAGCAATTACTGCTTTATGTGGAGCAATCTTTTGCGCTTTTGGAGGCTGGAGAGAAAAAAATGTCCGCACTCAAGCACCTCACAGGAGGCGAACTTCGTGTCGGAGCGAGTGATTCGTTATTCAAGCACTTCTTGTTCCCTTATTTGGATACCTTTCATAAACAATATCCCGATGTCCGCATCCGCCTTTCTCACGGCAAAACATCCGAGATTACAGCTCGAGTCAAAGAGGGCAGCATCGATTTCGGACTTATTCATTTGCCAATTGCCGATGATCCTCATCTCGATGTCCAAGCGATCATGACCCTCCAAGACTGCTTTGTGGGCGGTGAAGCCTATCGTGATCAAGATGACCACTCACTTTCCGCGCAGGATATCAGCCAATTCCCCTTACTGCTCCTATCTCCCGGAAGCAGCACTAGGCGCTTCATTGAGCAATGGTTTGCATCCCAAGATGTCACGATCGAAGCCGACATCGAGCTCGGCAGCATTGATCTGCTTATCGAATTCGCCAAGCTAGGCTTTGGTGTTGCTTTCGTCCCTCGGTCTTACGTCGTAAAAGAATTGGCTGAAGGTAATCTGCATGAGCTAAAAACTACAAAAGCCATCCCTGCCCGCAGCATCGGAATCACGACCCGTCGAGATATGACGTCGTCTGTTGCGGCAGCTAAATTTCTTGAGATGCTTTCGTCTTAA